The region ACAAAAGATGAAAAAAAAACATTATCAAAAATTTTAACACCGCTTCTTTTTCCAATAGTATTATGGGTTATTCACACTCTTTCAGTTTTAATAAATGTAAATCTTAGCAGTTTTGGAATTTATCCAAGGCATCTTAAAGGACTTTTAGGAATTATTGCTTCTCCTTTAATCCATGCTAATTATTCGCATCTGATTTACAATACTGCTCCGCTTATGTTTTTAGGAGTAGGCATTTTTTATTTTTATCCGAAAGTTGCTTACAAATCATTTTTCATTATTTATTTTGGAACCGGAATTCTTGTATGGCTTTTTGCGAGAGAAGCATATCATATTGGTGCAAGCGGAATTATTTATGGATTCATTTCATTTTTATTTTTCAGTGGTTTATTTAGAAAAGATAGTCGTTCAATTGCATTAGCTTTAGTTGTAATTTTTCTTTATGGCGGTTTGATCTGGGGAGTTTTACCAGGTAAACAAAGCATTTCCTGGGAGTCGCATTTGTTTG is a window of Ignavibacterium sp. DNA encoding:
- a CDS encoding rhomboid family intramembrane serine protease, giving the protein MDTVTTKDEKKTLSKILTPLLFPIVLWVIHTLSVLINVNLSSFGIYPRHLKGLLGIIASPLIHANYSHLIYNTAPLMFLGVGIFYFYPKVAYKSFFIIYFGTGILVWLFAREAYHIGASGIIYGFISFLFFSGLFRKDSRSIALALVVIFLYGGLIWGVLPGKQSISWESHLFGAIVGIFPAFIYRKVDPPKKYDWEDEESETSVRDLEVSYDPEKNKFLDEL